The Phaseolus vulgaris cultivar G19833 chromosome 10, P. vulgaris v2.0, whole genome shotgun sequence DNA window CTCCAACAAAAAGCTTAAGGACGAGATCTCCACACTCCaggaggagaatcgcctgataaggatcgaggcggaaaaGTTGTCTTACAACCTGATGATGGCAGAGATCGAtcactcaagggtggaggacgccatgagtgcCGAGTTGAGGGttgcgcgcaaggaggcctccgatctgcgccagaaactgcacctcctagctcaagagaaaatcgagctggagagcaagctggttccCTATAGGCtaaaggtggccaacttggaggcatcgatgaaagcggatgcagccaaggtagagaaccttgaaaagaggtcggctgatcgggaggttctccttggaaaggtcgagaaggagagggacgacgctGTGGACGAGCTCGCCAAGGCTCGAGAGGAAAACGAGAAaattgctgcagagctggcccaggcgcgggacgaaggcaagaaggt harbors:
- the LOC137815856 gene encoding uncharacterized protein, which gives rise to MENPPSASTPFVSVGEGPPSTVSIAEAAPGGDEGAHNSPILITESPTSPPRQEAPLAQPIQEGGGESQHQAPSAPPLTAAASLPPLVKEVWGPFTAKLKMMAEDLPSIITKAVKSSNKKLKDEISTLQEENRLIRIEAEKLSYNLMMAEIDHSRVEDAMSAELRVARKEASDLRQKLHLLAQEKIELESKLVPYRLKVANLEASMKADAAKVENLEKRSADREVLLGKVEKERDDAVDELAKAREENEKIAAELAQARDEGKKVADDLAQARGKTEELKK